The DNA segment CCATGGTTTTCTATGGCTTCGTAGGCGTAACAGGAGCAGCTGGGGTAGAAACGACAGTGGCTGGCCATCAGTGGACTAATGGCGTAACGGTAAAACTGGATCGGGACGAGGGCCAGTTTACGCATCGTGACTGTCTACCCCTGCAGAATCGGCATTAACCGCTGGAGAGGGCCGATTACGAGCGAGGCGCTTCCAGAGCTTGCCAAAGTGTTGGTGCAATTCTGGGTTTTCTACTTCGCCCAAGCCCTTGCGCGCGACGATCACGA comes from the Pseudomonas urmiensis genome and includes:
- the yidD gene encoding membrane protein insertion efficiency factor YidD, encoding MRKLALVPIQFYRYAISPLMASHCRFYPSCSCYAYEAIENHGLLRGGWLAVRRLGRCHPWNDGGFDPVPPAPSSRTSSIAE